CGGCATTCAGCTGACACTTAATAAatgagttattattatttctacccAGCCTGACTGTGAACTCTTCTAGGACAGGGACAGGTCTTGTTCATTTCTGTGTTCCCAGGGTCCTGCCTAGCAAATGGCCCTTCACAGAGTCAATGCTTAGTCATTGTCTGCCAAGCGTAGCAGTGATTCCCAACCCCCAGACTCTTTCCCCTGGCCATTTCCTTAATAAGTCAGGGGTCAacagcttcctgatgggagaggtGGGAATCCTTATTCCCtgttcgtcttttttttttttttttttttttgcagtacgctggcctctcactgttgtggcctctcccattgcggagcacaggctccggacgcgcaggctcagcggccatggctcaggggcccagccgctccgtggcatgtgggatcttcccggaccgggacacgaacccgtgtcccctgcatccgcaggcagactctcaaccactgcgccaccagggaagccctccctgttcGTCTTGTTTCCACCCGGAGGCACATCAGCTGCTGGAGTCTCTCAAAGGGGGAGCCGGCGGGGGGCGACAAATCTTCATTGCAGGGTACATGGCAGGCTGTTAAGCACCCCCCTCCCTGTCCACTACATGCCAGTAGGAGCCCCCAGTCATTGTGACTAACAAAACTGCCTCcaaccgcggagcggctgggcccgtgagccatggccgctgagcctgtgcgtccggagcctgtactccgtaacgggagaggccacaacagtgagaggcccgcgtaccgcaaaaaaaaaataataaaaaaaaaaaaaaaaaaaaaaaaaaaaacaaactgcctCCAAACCTCTCCAGAAGGCCCCTGGGGGCACAGTTGCCCCAAATGAAATCCAATGAGCTAGACTCTCaggcctctccccacccaccccttgtCCCTTCTGGGGAGCTGCAGAGGGTCCACTGTGGtcttccccctgccccactcGGGGAGGCCTGAGGGTCTTCTGTGGTGCCTGTGATGAACAGTAGATCTGCTGAAATCAAGTAAAGAATTAGCAAAACCACTGCATGCAGATTGAAAGCCACATAAGTAATGAAGGAGATGTTTTGATCTGCAGTTACCTGTCTTCTATATCCAACTCTCAACTCGCCCTAAACTCACAAGGGGATGAGCTTCAGGACTTTGGGGTGTCCTAGGGCACCTTGGGTGCCCTGTGCTTAGTAGGCATTAGGGCGCTCTCTtacctcccctgcctcccagcgGCCAAAGCAACCCCACTCACCTCCCACCGACCACCATCCCTCCCACAGGAAGGGATTTTCACGGCTCAAGGATTCATATTGTCACTtttcttatttacaaaatcagTAAACACACACATGATTCAGAGAGGGGATGAGCCCTCAGCAACACTCTCCTTCACCCTGGGCTTGGACCTCAGTCCTGGACTACAGAATCCACCCAGCAGGAAAGGGATCCGGCAAAGTCTTTCCCTCTCTTTGTAACTTACAGACATGAGAGAATTGAGTAGGAGGTGAATTCTGGGGGCCAGGACCAGGGTGGGATGACAGGGTAGGAAAGCAGGGACAGGAGATAAGTGAGGGAAAGGATATACAGTTTTATAAATAACTAGACAAGATCTGAGCATTTCTTTTGTGGGGGGAGTGCAGACAGGAAGACTAGAGGCATGCAGGGGCAGaagtgggaaggagagaaatagagCTTGGGGCCAGAGTTGGTGAGGGGTTatctctgagccttgatttgcctcatctttaaaatgaatggGTTGCCCTAGATGATGCCAAAAGCAACTTGCTTGCTCTGACATGCTAGGACTCTATAGGGTTCTAGGCCTGCGGGGCTTTGGGACCAGAGCCCTGGCAATTGGAAGGGCTGGTGAGCACCCCCAGAGAGGTGGTTGATGCCCAAACAGGCTATGTCTTATCCCCAGGCTGGTACTGGGGTTCTGTGGAGGTGAAGTAGTCCTCCAGGAAGGACTGCAGGTACTCGAAGGTAGGCCTCTCCTCCGGGTCCAGACGCCAGGTCTGTTCCATGACCTCGTACAGGGATGCTGGGCAGCCTGTGGGGCACGGCATGTGGTAGCCATGCTCCACCTGTTCCAGCACTTCCCGTTTATTCATGCCTGGAGGGTGGGGATCCGTCAGTCAGGGGGCTTAGCCCCTCCTGAAGAGGCAACCAGGAAGAAGCCCTTCCCATGAccacccttccacctccccacctcccagcaaaCCTGGGTAGGGGACTCGGCCCTTGGTGATGAGTTCAGTGAGCAGGATCCCAAAGGACCACACATCTGACTTGATGGTGAATCTGCCAAAGAGGGCAGCCTCTGGGGCTGTCCACTTGATGGGGAACTTGGTCCCTGGGGAGattgggggagaagggagagttaGTGCAGAAATCCCTGGGAACAGCTGGATTAAGAgaatggcatctttaggactggAGACCCTAAGCACAGAGGTCTCTGGGCATAACAGAAAAGACCTGGTATCTAGCCAGCACTTGTTACTGTGTCTAGTATAGTACCGGGCACTTTACAAACATTGTAATAATTCTCATCATAATGATAGCTAACACTTGTATAACctttaccacgtgccaggcaccattTTAAGCGATTTACGTGCATTAATTCAATTAACTTTCATGAAAACCCTGTgagttttattactattttttttactattactattattatccccattgtgCAGAAGAGGAAAAGGTGGCACTGAGTAgttaataacttgcccaaatcacacagcttgtaagtgtCTAGGATTCATACCCAGGCATTCTGGCTACAGCATTTTCCCTATTACACTCTACGGTCTTTCACTTGAGATTTATagcagtgccttgcacatagtaggtgcttgataaatatctgttgactTACTGTTGTCTGAATATTTTCACTGAGAATTTTATTGTGAGAAAAGACAGCTCCCAGAGgggttaggtgacttgcccaagtccACATGGTTGGTAAGTGGAGGAGCTGGGTTTGAACCCAGAGTTGCCTCTTACACTACATCAGAGTGGGAATGTCCCGGATGGTCTGCGGGAAGGTGGGGCCCCATGGCAGCCCCTTGGTGCACTGGGGAGCTCTTGGAAGGTGGGGTGAGGCAGGGCACCTTGATGGGGGTTGTATTCATCATCCTCGATGAGACGGGCCAGCCCAAAGTCAGCAATCTTGCACAGCAGCCGCTCCCCCACAAGGATGTTGGCTGCCCTCAGGTCTCGGTGGATGTAGTTCATGCGCTCCATGTAGGCCATGCCCTCAGCTACCTGGGGGCGAAGGTATAGAGAGATGGGAACACCATGGCTTGTGTGAGGGATCATTTGAAAAACCCACTTTCCAGACTGGGGCTCAAAGAGAGGGGCAGTGCCCTGCCTCAGGTCGCACGGATGATCCAGGGGGCTGGGGCTGCACTTCCAGGGGTAGGCTAGGcgtttgaggacacagggatttGTGGAAAATAATAGGAGGGGCTCTGAGAGTTAAAGGCTGTTGTCCCAGTTTACCTGGGCTGCCATGTCCACCAGTTGGGGCAGCCTCAAATCCCAGCCCTCCCGGTCCTTGAGGAACTCCAGCAAGCTACCTGGGGAGGAGAACTCAAAAAATCAGCATCAAGACACTACTCCCAGCTCCAGGCTTGCCTTCTCTTGCTTGGCCTCGCCCCTCTCCATGACTCCTCTCACATAGTTTGACCCCATCCCTTGCTCCCAGGCCTCTCACCCTAGATCCGCCTCCCCTCAGGATTCTGCCAGGTGCCTCAACCCTTCACAGATCTCGCCCAGGCCCTACTCTCACAGACACCCTGATTCTGCCCACgtctcatttcttctcttcctccatcttccctaGACAAACCCCCCTAAGACTCTGCCCCAGATCCTTTCTCATCACGGATCCCGCCTTCACTCGCCCAAGCTCCACCCACCAGCTGACCACCCACGAGGCTCCGCCCCCAGGCCGGGCCCGCCCCGTCTAACTTGGCCCCGCCCCCACTCCCAGCGCTCCTGTGTTTTCACTCATTCCGGCCCCTCACTCGGACCCTGCCCATTGTTCCTCACCCCATCCCAAGTCGCCACCCAAGTTCCTCCCCCAGAGACACGCACCTTAACTTCGCCCCAAATCCCGCCCTTCCAGACTCCGCCTCATGACCCCGCCCCTCACCGTGGCACAGGAATTCTGTCACGATGTAGATGGGCTCCTCCGACACGACTGCGTACAGCTGCACCAGCTTGTCATGGCGCAGCAGCTTCATGATCtgcgcctcctccaggaaggccttCGGGGACATGGTGCCCGGCTTCAGCGTCTTCACCGCCACCTTCGTGCTGCCGTTCCACATGCCTGTCGGGCGGAAAGGCTTGTCAGGACCGGCTCGCCGCCGTCCCAAGCCCTCGCCCCTGCCTCGGGCCCCGGCCCCCGCTCCCAGGACCTCCGTACCCAGCCACACATCCCCGAAGCAGCCGGTACCCAGCCGCCGCTCGAGCGCGATGGAGCTGCGGCTGATCTCCCAGGCGTCCTTGGCCAGGCCCAGCGTCTGCGGCTTCACGGTGGTGCAGGCCGCCGTGAGCAGGTGGCACAGCCCATCGTTCACCTCTGGGCAGTGGGGGATTGGGAGGTTGGAGGTCAAAGGCAGACCAGAATGGCCCACACATTCCTCACCCCACTCCAGCCCCCAAGATCAGTTATAAGGAACTAGGACAGAGCTGCAGTCACAGGCCAGGGCAGAAGGCAACCTGGTCCACTGAGTAGGTGAACATGTTGGTGCCCAGGGAAGGAGGTGGCACCAGAGGGAGAGATGATCCCTGCAAGGATTGGGGGCCTTCGCATAAGAGGTGGCCTCCATCTGGGCCTTCGCATAAGAGGTGGCCTCCAGCTGGGCCTTCCCATAAGAGATGGCCTCCAGCTGGGCCTGACAGGTAGAAATGGATTTGGGAATTCCAGACAAATGTGTGGACATGAAGCCCTCACCCTTCCACGGACCTATCCTTGGCCTAACCAACCAAAGCAGAAACCAGGCATGGATGCTAACCTTCCCCTCAACACCACAGCCCATCCTCCAAGCCAGGCCCACTCGGTCTCCTACCCAGCTCAGACACTAGAGGGCGTCGTTTGGCCATGGACAgcttcatgcctcagtttcctctggaAACCTACAGAGCAGGATCTTGGGCTGGGAGCCCGGATATTTGGGTTCTAGTTCTGGTCCAGCCACCACTGCTTTGGGagccccttctctgggcctcagtctcagCGGACTGGTTCAGGAATCTGAAGCACACGCCAGCCTTGAGGGCTGCCCTCACCAAGGTAGTGCTGCACCAGCTCCTGTACCGAGTCGAACTGAGCCCTCGTGGTGATGTAGTAGCCACCTGTGTCCAGCTTGCGGATCTTGTAATGCTTCACGTGATCGCCTCTGGCCTGGTCCCAATCCCGGATGGACAGGGAGTAGGCGCCTGTGGGCAAGGGTCACCTTTGGGCCAGCTTTCCTCGTCATCCCCAGTCTGGGAGCCCAGAGAGGCCCAAAGGGCTGGGGACTCTGAGGTTGGATGGCCACATCCCCTGAACCCAGTCCCAGTTTTACCTCTGCCCCTCCAACCCTGTCCCAGTCGTGGCCCTGTCCCAAGCCCCACCCCACTGCTCCTAGCCTCCCCCAAATGGCTAGGCTTCCCTGTTGTATGGTCAGTGGCACAGCCCCACCTTTGGTGGTCTCGCTCTCTCGAATGAGAAAGGCCCCCCGGGGGTTCCCTGGGGAGAGCAGCTGCCTCTCTGAGTCCTTCCTCCCGATCTTTCCAAAGTACCACCTGTTGGGAGGGCAGGCAAGAGTCAGATACACCCAGTTCAACCCCCAACTCAGCCTCCTGGGAAAAGTCACCTCAGTAGCCAAGATTCAGCCTGATTCGGAGGATCACAGAGAAGGCGAATGCAGAATACCTGGTACACAGAAGGTGCCCAATAAAGGTTAGACTTCTCTCCACTCTCTGGGTTTCTCTTGAATTTAAATTGCTAGAACCCTGGTCATCAGTGACCTCATCAGGGTCCATCTCACTACCGCTCCTTCCATAggctcatttacagatgaggaacttgaggcacagagaggggaaccGACCTGCCCACAGGGCTGGCTGATGAGCTCCACCTGAAATCCTTTGCCACCCACCCTACTTCTTTTTCCACCATCACAGGCAGTCGCTCAGATTCCTCTCCCTGCACACATCTCAAACCCTTTCCTCATTTGTCGTCCAGAATGACACcccttcctgcttctcttcccctcctttttttccccctcggCTGCacctcgtggcttgtgggatcttaattccctgaccagagattgaacccgggccacgacAGCGAAAGCGCCGagccccaaccactggactgacagggaactccctcttccctctttttgACGGCTGCTGCCCAGCCCTGACTGCTGCTTTTCCTCCACTCTCTTAAATCTGGATGCTGTTCTAAGTCTCTACTTCAACCTCAGACCTCAAGCATCCCTGCTGTCTCTTGGATATTCTTTCTGGGACTGAACTGTAGCCTGAAACCAACTGTGAGAGTACACTGGGAGAGTCGAGGTGACCGTAGGTGTCATAGAAGACTCAGATGTCGTTTGATCACTAAATTGGCCTGTGACCATCTTGGGCTGAATTAAAAGGAGCATAATTTTCAAATCAAGGGAGGTGGCAGTCTCAGTGAACTCTGGGACTGTCAATCCATACCTGGGTACTACGCACAGtttggggaagaggggaaggcatTGGCGAATAGCGTGtccaggagggcaggcagggtgggAAAGGAGAAACTGTTGAAGAACTACGCAGACAGAACACATTCCCAAGTTTTATCAATGCTCTGCCCCCACTCACACCCATGACATTAGCTACTTCCTTAATAATTGACATAAGCATAACAGCACTTATTTTGTGTCAGGCTCTGCtgtcatacatatatgtattcatttaattcttataacaacactgtgaagtaggtactattattaacccCCGTTAGACAGACGAGAAAATTGAAATGCCTAGTGGTAAAGCAACTTACCCACAGCCACTCGACTCTTAAGCTGTCTGCTCTAGGGCACGCGCTCTTGACCACGACACTGTTCTTAACCATGACACTGCATGGAGTGCCCCTCTGAACTTCACAACACTGCCCCAAACCTCTCGTCTTCTGCCTCatcacctctcctctcctccatgcCTCCTGCCACCCTCTCCAGATGAAGGCCTCATCCCATTTGAGCTCAGGACCCCGTTCACTCCCATCTGCTCAAGGACACCTCTCCCCCACCGACCAGCCCCCATCTGCAGCCTCTCCATCCCACCACCAGCCTCTACATATGCCCACATTTCTTCCTTCCCCAAAGGAAACCGTTCTAAGCTCCATCCTGCCATCAACATTCTGCTATATCTCTCACCTTCCTTCACTTGAAAAAGCACTTCACACTTGGGTctctacttcctcacctcccactccctcccaggCTCTGCTGTCTGGCCTCCACCCCCACTTCACATGGAGAGATCTCTCACCAAGGTCACCCCCACTGCCAAATCCAGTGGCAGCCTCTGACACTCCCTCTCTTGTTTCCTGAaacctcccctccaccctcttGGCTGTTCTGACTTAGCCTGGCCTGGTTTTCCAACAGCTCTTTCCAAAGTTGGGTCCTAGGGCCAATCTCTTTCTcactcttctccctcttccttcacTCCCCTGTGCAGCTCTATTTATCATCTCCACTCTGAAGAGTCCTGCCACCCCAGCCCAGGTGTGCCCTCTGCAGGAGCCACAGCAAACGAACTAAGGAGGCTTAGTTCCAATGAGAATAAGATGCCCCTTCCTCTGGGCTAATTCAGGGGCATGGCTTGGCATGGGCTGGGCACCTCGCATACAAAGCACAACC
The genomic region above belongs to Phocoena sinus isolate mPhoSin1 chromosome 1, mPhoSin1.pri, whole genome shotgun sequence and contains:
- the FGR gene encoding tyrosine-protein kinase Fgr isoform X1, with the translated sequence MGCVSCKKLEPGPKEDGGLEEDFRGYGAADCCGPAPTQGWPASSFAHIPNYNFSPQPASPAFLNGGTVRAISGTGVTLFIALYDYEARTEDDLTFAKGEKFHILNNIEGDWWEARSLSSGQTGYIPSNYVAPVDSIQAEEWYFGKIGRKDSERQLLSPGNPRGAFLIRESETTKGAYSLSIRDWDQARGDHVKHYKIRKLDTGGYYITTRAQFDSVQELVQHYLEVNDGLCHLLTAACTTVKPQTLGLAKDAWEISRSSIALERRLGTGCFGDVWLGMWNGSTKVAVKTLKPGTMSPKAFLEEAQIMKLLRHDKLVQLYAVVSEEPIYIVTEFLCHGSLLEFLKDREGWDLRLPQLVDMAAQVAEGMAYMERMNYIHRDLRAANILVGERLLCKIADFGLARLIEDDEYNPHQGTKFPIKWTAPEAALFGRFTIKSDVWSFGILLTELITKGRVPYPGMNKREVLEQVEHGYHMPCPTGCPASLYEVMEQTWRLDPEERPTFEYLQSFLEDYFTSTEPQYQPGDKT
- the FGR gene encoding tyrosine-protein kinase Fgr isoform X2; this translates as MGCVSCKKLEPGPKEDGGLEEDFRGYGAADCCGPAPTQGWPASSFAHIPNYNFSPQPASPAFLNGGTVRAISGTGVTLFIALYDYEARTEDDLTFAKGEKFHILNNMWYFGKIGRKDSERQLLSPGNPRGAFLIRESETTKGAYSLSIRDWDQARGDHVKHYKIRKLDTGGYYITTRAQFDSVQELVQHYLEVNDGLCHLLTAACTTVKPQTLGLAKDAWEISRSSIALERRLGTGCFGDVWLGMWNGSTKVAVKTLKPGTMSPKAFLEEAQIMKLLRHDKLVQLYAVVSEEPIYIVTEFLCHGSLLEFLKDREGWDLRLPQLVDMAAQVAEGMAYMERMNYIHRDLRAANILVGERLLCKIADFGLARLIEDDEYNPHQGTKFPIKWTAPEAALFGRFTIKSDVWSFGILLTELITKGRVPYPGMNKREVLEQVEHGYHMPCPTGCPASLYEVMEQTWRLDPEERPTFEYLQSFLEDYFTSTEPQYQPGDKT